The sequence ATGGGCAGCTACCGCAGCGTGCCGATCCTCATGCTCACCACCGAATCCAGCGACGCGATGAAGCAGCAGGGCCGCACCGCCGGCGCCACCGGCTGGCTGGTGAAGCCGTTCGATCCGCCGAAGCTGCTGGAAGTCACCCGCAAGGTCCTCCCCTGAACCCCCATTGATCGCGCGGGAGCCATCCTGCGCAGTCCCTTGGCGCCTCCGCGCCGCTGATGGAGATGGGCAGATGAACATGAGCAGGGCTGCGACGCGCTCGCGGCAGGCCGCCCCGACGGATGACGAAGCATGAACCAGGGCATGAGCCAGTTCCTCCAGGTGTTCTTCGAAGAGACCGATGAGCACCTCGCCACCCTCGAGCTGCTGCTGATCGGGCTGGACCTGGAGCAGCCGGACGCCGAGACGCTCAACGGCATCTTCCGCGCCGCCCACTCGATCAAGGGCTCCAGCGGCATGTTCGGCTTCGACGACCTGACCGCCGTCACCCACGAGCTGGAAACCCTGCTCGACCGGATCCGCTGCGGGCACACCGCGCTGCACCCGGACATGATCACGGTCTTCCTGGAAACCCGCGACCTGCTGCAGCGCCTGCTCGACGTGCAGCGCTACCAGCGCCCCGATCCCGACCTGCCGGTGCAGGCCTGCGTCGAGCGCCTGCGCGCCTGGCTGCAGGAGCCGGTCGCCACCCCGGAGGCGGACGCCGCCTTCGGCCTCTTCGACGAGGCCCCTGGCGCTCCTGCGGCAGAGGAAGAGGACTTCGGCTTCTTCGATGAAGCACCCGGAGCGCCGACCGCCCAGGCGGACGAGGCTTTCGGCTTCTTCGACGACGCCCCCGGCAGCCCGGCCGCGCCTGTGGCTGCGCCGCCTGCGGTCGTCAAACCGGTGGCCGCCAAGGCGGCACCCGTGCGGCCCGAGGTGCGCGGCGAGGGCGAGTCCAGTTCGATCCGCGTGAGCGTCGAGAAGATCGACAGCCTGATCAACCTGGTCGGCGAGCTGGTGATCACCCAGGCCATGCTCGGCCAGCTCAGCGAAGGCCTCGCCCCGGGCTGCCACGAGCGCCTGCAGCAGGCCCTGGCGCAGCTCGAGCACAACACCCGCGACCTGCAGGAATCGGTGATGTCGATCCGCATGCTGCCGATCAGCTTCATCTTCAGCCGCTTCCCGCGCCTGGTGCACGACACCTCGCAGCGCCTGGGCAAGCAGGTCGAGCTGCACCTGCACGGCGAGCACACCGAGCTGGACAAGAGCGTCATCGAGAAGCTCAGCGACCCGCTCACGCACATCGTCCGCAACAGCATCGACCACGGCATCGAGACCCCCGCCGAGCGTGTGGCGGCAGGCAAGCCGGCCAGCGGTTCGGTGAAGCTTTCGGCCAGCCACCAGGGCGGCAGCATCGTCGTCGAGGTATCCGACGACGGCCGTGGCCTGTCGCGCGAGCGCATCCTCGCCAAGGCCCGCGAAAGGAACCTGCCGGTGCATGACGGCATGAGCGACGCCGAGGTCTGGCAGCTGATCTTCCTGCCCGGCTTCTCCACCGCCGAGGCGGTCACCGAGCTGTCCGGGCGCGGCGTCGGCATGGACGTGGTGAAGCGCAACATCCAGGCCATGGGCGGTCGCATCGACCTCGATTCGGCGCCGGGCATGGGCACCCGCCTGACCATCCGCCTGCCGCTGACCCTGGCCATCCTCGACGGCCTGATCGTCGCGGTGGCGGACGTGAACTACGTGATCCCGCTGACCTACATCGTCGAGTCGCTGCAGGCCCGCGCCGACGACGTGCGCGGCATGGCCGGCGAGGACTCCGCGGTGATCCGCGTGCGCGGCGAGTACCTGCCGCTGTTCTCCCTGCAGGACCTGCTGCACATCGGCGGCGAAGTGCTGCCGCCGGAGCGCGCCATCGTCGTCATCCTCGAGTCCGAGGGGCGCAGCTTCGCCCTGCAGGTGGACGAGCTGGTCGGCCAGCAGCAGGTGGTTATCAAGAGCCTGGAACAGAATTTCCGCCGGATCGACGGCATCACCGGCGCCACCATCATGGGCGACGGCAGCGTCGCCCTGATCCTCGATGTCGATGCCTTGCCGCGCCTGGCGGCGCGAGGAGAGAACCTGCATGAGCACAGTTGAAGCGCACCAGGCGGGCAGCCTGGCGCAGGAGTACCTGACCTTCACCCTGGGCCGCGAGGAGTACGCCATCGACATCCTCCGCGTGCAGGAGATCCGCGGCTACGACCAGGTCACCGCGATTGCCAATGCGCCGGCCTTCATCAAGGGCGTGATCAACCTGCGGGGAGCGATAGTCCCCATCGTCGACCTGCGCATCAAGTTCAACCTGGCCGACGTCGGCTACGACCAGTTCACCGTGGTCATCATCCTCAACGTCGGCCGGCGCATCGTCGGCGCGGTGGTCGACTCGGTGTCGGACGTGATCGCCCTGGCCGCCGAAGAGGTGAAGCCGCCGCCGGAATTCGGCTCCAGCTTCGACACCGAATACCTGCTCGGCCTGGCCACCGCGGGCGAACGGATGCTGATCCTGGTGGACATCGAAAAACTCATGACCAGCCGCGAGATGGCGCTGGTCGACGAAGCCGCGGCCTGATCGCGGACGCCAACAACTGCACGCAGCTTCAAGCGCAGAGGAACGAGAAGATGGGACTGTTCAACGCACACGCCGTGGCGCAGCAGCGCGCCGATCGCATCACCGCTGTCCTCCAGTCGCTGGCCGAGGGCCGTCTCGACGCCGCCATCGGCGAGGCGCCGGCGCCCGGCTACGAACGCCTCTACGAAGGCCTGCGCGAAGTGCAGAAGGTGCTTCGCCAGCAGCGTATCGAGCAGGAGCAGGTGCAGGTGCTGGAAGCGGGCCTGGCGGAGATGACCCGCCAGCACGACGCCGGCTGGATCGACGAGGTGATCCCGGTGGCCAGGCTCGACGGCCGCCCGGCGCGCATCGCCCAGGGCATCAACGAGCTGGTGGCGGCGCACATCGCGGTGAAGATGCGCGTGGTCGCGACGGTCACCGCCTATGGCCGAGGCGATTTCAGCGTCGACATGGACCGCCTGCCGGGCAAGAAGGCGCAGATCACCGAGGCCATCGACGGCGTGCGCGACGCGCTCAAGGCCAATGCCGATGCCGCGGACTACAACGCGCGGATCAAGAGTGCGCTGGATAACGTCTCGGCCAACGTGATGATCGCCGACAACGACCTCGACATCATCTACATGAACCGCACCGTGAGCGAGATGCTCAGCCGCGCCGAGGCGGACATCCGCAAGCAGCTGCCGAACTTCAACGCCAGCAAGCTGATGGGCGCCAACATCGACATCTTCCACAAGAACCCGGCGCACCAGCGCAACATGCTGGCGCACCTGAGCGCGCCGCATAAGGCCGAGCTCAGCCTGGGCGGGCGGCGCTTCGCCCTCGACGTGGTGCCGGTGTTCAACGATGCCGGCCAGCGCCTGGGCTCGGCGGTGCAGTGGACCGACCGCACCGAGGAGTTCCGCGCCGAGCAGGAGGTTTCGCAGCTGGTCGAGGCGGCCGCCGCCGGCGACTTCAGCAAGCGCATCGACCAGGCCAACAAGGAAGGCTTCTTCCTCAAGCTGGCCACCGGCCTGAACAGCCTGGTAGACACCGCCGACAAAGGCCTGAAGGACGTTTCGCGGATGCTCGCTGCGCTGGCCCAGGGCGACCTCACCCAGCGCATCGAGGCCGACTACCAGGGCACCTTCGGCGAGCTCAAGGACTACTCCAACAACACCGCGCAGAGCCTCTCGCGGATGCTCGGGCAGATCCGCGAAGCGGCCGACACCATCAACACCGCGGCCGGCGAGATCGCCAGCGGCAACACCGAGCTGTCGACCCGCACCGAGCAGCAGGCCTCCAGCCTGGAGGAAACCGCCTCGAGCATGGAAGAGCTGACCAGCACCGTGAAGCTCAACGCGGAGAACGCGCGGCAGGCCAACTCGCTGGCGGTGAACGCATCGGAAGTCGCCACCGAGGGCGGCAACGTGGTGCAGAAGGTGGTTGGCACCATGTCGGCAATCAACGACTCGGCACGCAAGATCGCCGACATCATCGGGGTCATCGACGGCATCGCCTTCCAGACCAACATCCTCGCGCTGAACGCGGCAGTGGAAGCGGCACGTGCCGGTGAGCAGGGGCGCGGTTTCGCTGTAGTAGCGGGTGAGGTGCGTACGCTGGCGCAGCGTTCGGCGGCGGCGGCCAAGGAGATCAAGACGCTGATCTCCGACTCGGTGGACAAGGTGGAGAGCGGCAACACCCTGGTGGCCCAGGCCGGCCAGACCATGAGCGACATCGTGATCGCGATCAAGCGGGTGACCGACATCATGGCCGAGATCGCCGCGGCCAGCGCCGAGCAGAGCAGCGGTATCGAGGAGGTCAACAGCGCGGTGTCGCAAATGGACGAGATGACCCAGCAGAACGCCGCGCTGGTGGTAGAGGCGGCGGCCTCGGCCGAAGCCCTGCAGGAGCAGGCCGGCATGCTCAACCAGTCGGTCGCGGTGTTCAAGCTCGACGACCTGCCCCGCGTGGTCCCGCTGGCGGCGGCACGTCCGGCGCCGGTCGCCGCACCGCAGCCGAGTTCGCGTGCTGCACGCGGCCTGGCCAAGGTTGGCCGGGCGAAGAAGGATGAGGATTGGGAGGAGTTCTGACGGGCGTTGCGACTTCGTGACGGCCATTCGGCCGGCACCAAGGTGCTTTTCGTAGGAGCGAGCTTGCTCGCGAACGGACCCCGCTGCGGAATTCGTTCGCGAGCAAGCTCGCTCCTACAGGTTCCCCGATGGCCGGCAAAGGAAAGCAGTCATGAGCGGTATCACCCTGCCGAACCCCGGCGGCCACGAGTTCCTCTACACCCGCCGCGACTTCCTGCAGGTGCGCCAGGTGCTCTACCGGCGCACCGGCATCAGCCTGTCCGAGAGCAAGGAGCAGCTGGTCTACAGCCGCCTGTCCCGGCGCCTGCGGGCGCTGCGCCTGGACAGCTTCGGCGCCTACCTCGCCTACCTGGCGGAGAACGACGAGGAGTGGCAGCAGTTCGTCAACGCGCTGACCACCAACCTCACCGCCTTCTTCCGCGAGCGGCATCACTTCGACACCCTCGCCACCCTGGCACGCGATCCCGCGCGCCGGCATCGGCCGCTGCGCTTCTGGTCGTCCGCCTCCAGCACCGGCGAGGAGCCGTACTCGATGGCCATGACCCTAGTCGAGGCCTTCGGCAGTTTCCAGGCACCGGTACAGATCCTTGCTTCGGACATCGACACCCGGGTGCTGGATACCGCGCGCCAGGGCATCTATCCGCTGGACCGCGTGGAGTCCCTGGAGCTGGCGCGCAAGCAGCGCTTCTTCCAGCGCGGCAGCGGGCCCAATGCCGGCAAGGTGCGGGTGGTGCCGGAGCTGCGCGAGCTGGTGAGGTTCCAGCAGATCAACCTGCTCGATGCGCGCTGGGACGTGCAGGGCGAGTTCGACGCGATCTTCTGCCGCAACGTGATGATCTATTTCGACAAGCCCACCCAGACCGCCCTGCTCGAACGCCTGGTGCGCCTGCTGCGGCCGGACGGACTGTTCTTCGCCGGCCATTCGGAGAACTTCGTGCACGCCGGCCACCTGGTGCGCGCCGTGGGCCGCAGCACCTACCAGCGCGTGGCGGCCCGTTGAGATGGGCGCGGCGCAGCTCAACCGCTACCACGACCCGCGCTTCGGCCGCGAGGCGGTCAAGCTGTTGCCCGGCGAATGCTTCGCCACCGCCGACGACTTGCTGCTGGTCACGGTGCTCGGTTCCTGCGTCTCGGTGTGCCTGTACGACACGATCAACAAGCTGGGCGGGATGAACCATTTCATGCTGCCCGGCGATACCGGCACCAACCCGCTGCTGTCCAGTTCGGCGCGCTACGGCGTGCATGCGATGGACCTGCTGATAAGCCAGCTGCAGCGCCTAGGCGGGCAGCGCCGGCACTTCGAGGCCAAGGTATTCGGCGGCGCCTCGGTGCTGCAGAACCTCAGCGCCGACGTCGGCCAGCGCAACGTCGATTTCGTCCTCGACTACCTGCACACCGAACAGATTCCGGTCGTTGCCCAGGACCTGCTCGACGTCTATCCGCGCAAGCTCTACTTCTTTCCCGCCAGCGGCCGCGTGCTGCTGCGCAAGCTGCATGTGCTGGCCAACGACACCGTGCTGCAGCGCGAGTCCGACTACCAGCGCGTGCTCAGCACCCGGGCGCGCGACGGTGGCGTCGATATTTTCTAGGAGGTGCGCGATGCCGGCGAAAGTACTGGTGGTGGATGACTCGGCGCTGATCCGCAGCCTGCTCAAGGACATCATCCAGGCCGACCCCGAGCTGCAGTGGGTCGGTGGCGCGCCGGACGCCTACGTCGCCCGTGACCTGATCAAGCAGCATGCGCCGGACGTGCTGACCCTGGACGTGGAAATGCCGCGCATGGACGGCCTGACCTTCCTCGACAAGCTGATGAAGGGCCGGCCGACGCCGGTGGTGATGGTCTCGTCGCTTACCGAAAAGGGCTCGGAGGCGACCTTGCGGGCGCTGGAGCTAGGCGCCGTCGATTTCGTCGCCAAGCCGCGCCTGGGCATCGCCGAAGGCATGCAGGCTTATGCCGAGGAGATCCGCGCCAAGCTCAAGGCCGCCGCCCGCGCGCGGGGCGGCCAGCGGCGCGCGGCGCCCACGCCTTGCGCGGCCCTCGGGCCGTTGCTGAGCACCGAGAAGATCATCGCCATCGGCGCCTCCACTGGCGGCACCGAGGCGATCAAGGAAGTCCTGCTCGGCTTGCCGCCGGACTGCCCGGGGACGGTGGTGACCCTGCACATGCCGCCGGGCTTCACCCGATCCTATGCCGAGCGGCTGAACCGGCAGACGCGCCTGCAGGTGCGCGAGGCTGGCGACGGCGACCGCATCCTCCCCGGCCAGGTGCTGATCGCTCCGGGCGACTATCACCTGTGGGTCGAGCGCAGCGGCGCCAACTACGTCGCCCGGCTCAACCAGGCGCCGGCGGTCAACGGCCATCGGCCGGCGGTGGACGTGCTCTTCGACTCCCTCGCCCGCTGCGCCGGGCGCAACCTGCTGGCGGCGCTGCTCACCGGCATGGGCAAGGACGGCGCCCGCGGCCTGCTGAATATCCGCCAGGCCGGCGGCTTCACCGTCGCCCAGGACGAAGCCAGCTGCGTGGTCTACGGCATGCCCCGCGAGGCGGTCGAGCTGGGCGCGGTGCAGCAGGTGCTGCCGCTGGAAGCGATAGCTGGCGCACTTTTGCTACAGGCTCGACATAGCGGCGGCGGCAATCGCGTCTAGAATTCCCGGGTCAATTGCGTGGCGTCAAAACAATGGCAATCTGATGTCAATATGCGTTGCCTGCGTTCTTGTACGGCTGCACAATTACGTTTTCGCCAAAAGAACGACACTAGATTCGGCGATCGGGACTTCTGGGGACGGCCATGGCGGCAAGGTGGGGGTTGCGCGGCAAATCGGTAGTGGCGCTATTGCTGGCCTGCGTTCTGGCGCTGGTGCCCGCCGTGCTGCTCGGCTGGAAGGCGATGGAGGACATCCGTACCCACTTCGGTCTGGCGTACGCGAAGAACTTCACCCTGCTCAACCAGCAGAAGATTCTCGCGCCGGTGATCCGCGAGCTGTCGCTGTCGCGGCGTCTCGCCGAGTCGGTGGTGACCCAGGACTGGCTGCTCGAGGAAGGCAATTCCGAGCGCCGCACGCGCTTCTTCCGCGAGGCCGAAGGCTACCGCGGTGATCTCGGCGAGTATTCCTACTTCGTCATCGTTGATGCTTCCCGCCACTACTACTTCAACGACTCCACCGCGCCGCTGTCCAACGCCCCGCGCTACACCCTGAGCGCCGACGACCCGCAGGACAGCTGGTACTTCGCGACCATGCGCAGCGATGCGCCGTACAACATCAACGTCAACTACGACGCCAAGCTGCGCGCCACCAAGGTCTGGTTCAACGTCCAGGTGATCGCCGGCAACCGCAAGGTCGGCCTGGCCGGCGGCGGGCTGGACCTGACCAACTTCCTCGACCAGTTCATCTCGCGCCGCGAACCGGGCGTGACCGCGATGATCGTCGACGCCGACGGCGCCATCCAGGCGCATCCGGACAAGCAGCTGATCGCCTACAGCTCCGGCGCCGGAACCGGGGGCGGCGCGCAGCACAAGGTGTTCGACCTGCTCGGCAGCGACGACGAGCGCCGTGGCCTGCGCGGAGTGATGGACGACGCCCAGGCGCATCCCGGCGAGGTGCGCACCTTCTGGGCGACCCTTGGCGGCAAGCGCCAGCTGCTGGCCACTGCCTACATTCCCGAGCTGCGTTGGCATGTGCTCAGCGCCGTCGACCTGCACGCCGCGCAGGTGCTCGACAGCCGCTGGATCTGGCCGCTGGTGGGCACCCTTGTTGGGCTGCTGGCGATCCTCCTGCTGGGCTTTGCCTACACCGTCGAACTGCTGGTGCTCAAGCCGCTGCGCGGCCTGCGCCAGTCGGCCAAGGCGATCGCCGCCGGGAACTACGACAGCCCCCTGCCCAAGGCGCGCGGCGACGAGATCGGCGAACTGTCGGTGGCGTTTTCGAGCATGGCCGAGCAGGTCCGCCGGCACACCGAGGACCTCGAGGACAAGGTGCGCCAGCGCACCCAGGCGCTGGAGCTCGCCAACCGCGAGATGGCCGCGGCGCAGAAGAAGATCGGCGACTCCATCGACTACGCCAGCCTGATCCAGCGCGCGATCCTGCCCGACCGCCAGCTGCAGGCATCCCTCGGCGCCCACCATTTCGTCCTGTGGAAACCGCGCGACGTGGTCGGCGGCGACTTCTACATCTACCGCGAAGGCACTGCCGACAGCCTGATGGGCGTGGTCGACTGCGCCGGCCACGGCGTGCCCGGCGCGCTCATGACCATGCTCGCGCTGGCCGCCATCGACCACGCCATCGACAGCGTGCAGAGCCACGACCCGGCGTCGATCCTGCGCGAGACCGACCAGGTGATCCGCGGCATGCTCAGCCAGGAGCAGGTTACCCAGGCGCTGGCCACGAACATGGACGCCGGTTTCGTCCGCATCGACCACGAACGCCGCCTGCTGCACTTCGCCGGGGCGAAGATCTCGCTGTTCGCCAGCAACGGCGAGGAGGTCCGCGAGTACAAGGGCGGCCGCCGCGCCATCGGCGACAAGCGCCAGGGCGAATACGAGAACGTCGAGCTGGCGCTGGAGCCGGGCTGGACCTTCTACCTGTGCACCGACGGCTTCCTCGACCAGGCCGGCGGCGAGCACGGTTTCGGCTTCGGCAACAGCCGCTTCGCCGCCCTGCTGCGCGAGCATTCGCGCCTGCCATTGGCCGAGCAGGCGCGGGTATTTGCCGCTACCCTGGCCGACTACCAGGGCGAGCGGCCGCAACGCGACGACATCACCATCCTGTCCTTCCGCTTCGAGTAGGAGTGCGCCATGCAGACACTTGACCTGTTGGCCATGCGTGAAAGCTACACCCGGCAACGTATCCTGCTGTGCTTCAACGGGCCCATCTCGCGGAGCCTGATCGAGGAGATCGGTCATGCCCTGCGCAACTACATGCAGGCCGAGCAGGCCCATCCCAGCGAGGCCATGGATGTCTTCGCGGTGTACATCGAGATGACCCAGAACATCCGCCACTATGCGGCGATGCGCGGCTACGGCGAGCAGGACGCCTCGGCCACCGTGGCCATCGCCCGCAACGACGACGGCCACTACGTGGTATCCGCCGGCAACCTGGTGGAACTGGAAGACGGCCAAAGCCTGGTGCGCAGCATCGAGGCCATCGCCGACCTCGACAAGGTGCAGCTCAAGGCTGCCTACAAGGAGCAACTGCGCCGGCCGCGCGATGCCGAGGCCACCAGCGGCGCCGGGCTCGGCCTGCTGGACATCGCCCGCAAGTCGAGCGAACCGCTGCAGACCACCCTTACCGAACAACCCGACGGGCGCGCCTTCTTCAGTCTGCGCGCCGTGATCTGACCACGGCTTCAGGAACACAACGCCATGAGCGACCTTCACATCACCGGCACCCAGTCCACTCCGTCGATCAATGGCGACTGGCAGGCCGGCGTCCTGGCCATGCAGGGCGACTCCTATCCCGAGAACTCCTACGAACTCTTCGGCCAGGTGATCGAGTGGGTCGAGCGCTTCCTCGCCCAGGAAAGCCGCCCGCTGAGCCTCGACCTGCGCCTGCTGTACCTGAACACCAGCTCGATCAAGGCGATGATGGACATCTTCGACCTGCTCGAGGAAGCTCACGGCAAAGGCCGCCAGACCCAGGTCAGCTGGCACTACGACCGCCGCAACGAGCGCGTCGCCGAGCTGGCCGAGGAATTCCGCGAAGACTGCACCTTCCCCTTCGTCATACAGCCCTACGACGAGTGACGCCATGAACAGCGAACGCGAGCTGGACCTGTTGATCGAGGAATTGCTGGCCGACCCGGAATACGTCGGCCATCCGCTGCGCGAGGCCCTGCTCCTCAAGCACCAGCAGTCCCTCGAACAGCTCGCGCGGCTGGAGCGCATCGCGCGCATTTCCGACGGCTTCCAGTCGATGGCGCGGGCGCAGAACAGCACGCTTTCCGAGCGCTACCACAAGCAGCTGCGGCAGCTGGAAAAGGTCGCGCGGATCTCCGATCGCTACCAGAACATGATGCGCGACCTGAACCTCGCGCTGAAGGAAGCCTCCACCCACGATCCACTGACCGGCATCGGCAACCGCCGCCTGCTGATGGAGCGCCTGCGCGAGGAAAGCGAGCGCGCCCAGCGCTCCGGCAAACCCTATGTGCTGGCGATCCTCGACGTGGACCACTTCAAGAACGTCAACGACAACTGGGGTCACGAAGTCGGCGACCGCGTGCTGGTGGAAATCGGCCGCGCCATGCAGGCGGCGCTACGCCAATACGACCTCTGCGGCCGCTGGGGCGGCGAGGAATTCCTCCTGCTGCTGCCGGAAACCCGCCTGGTGGACGCCGGCCAGGTGATCGACCGCGTGCGCAACGACATCCGTTCGCTGGCCGTGCGCGTGGGCACCGACGCGCTGTCGGTGACGGCGAGCTTCGGCGTCGCCGAATACCGCCTGGGCGAGAGCTACTCCCAGACCCTCAGCCGCGCCGACGCGGCGATGCTCGAAGCCAAGCGCAGCGGCCGCGACAAGTGCGTGGCGAGCAGCGTGGCGGAAGGCGCCTGAGCCAATTCCCACTCCCTTGTAGGAGCGGATCTCATCCGCGAATTTCCCACACAGGAGCGAGCGAGCTTGCTCGCGAACCGCACGGCACGACTGCTGAGCCTGTAGGGCAATGAAATGGACTCCTCCCTCCTACGGCGTCAAGCGCCAGACTGATGGTGTAGCCACAAGTCCCGGAGGGGGAGTCAGCATGAACATTAGTCGCGTTGGTCTGGATCTGGCAAAGCAGGTATTTCAGGTGCACGGCGTCGATAGCCACGAGCGCGTGGTGTGCCGGCGGCAGCTCAAGCGGGCGCAGATGCTGGATTTCTTTCGCCAGCTGGCACCCTGCCTGGTGGCGATGGAGGCCTGCGGCAGTGCGCACTATTGGGCGCGAGAGCTGCAGGGGCTGGGGCACGAGGTCCGCTTGATTGCACCGCAGTTCGTCAAACCTTACGTCAAGGGTGACAAACACGATGCCCACGATGCCGAAGCGATCTGCGAGGCGGCCAGCCGTCCGAGCATGCGCTTTGTGCCGGTGAAGAGTGCGCAGCAGCAGGCCGGGCAGTCCGTGCATCGCATTCGCAGCCGTCTGGTCCGGGCCCGTACGGCACTGTGCAACGAAATTCGCGGCTTGCTCGGCGAATTCGGCCTGATCGCCAGCCGACGCGGGCGCGCGGCGACGGTCGAACTGCTCGAGACGGTCACCGCTGCTGAGCCGGTGCCCTCGCCGGCGCCGATGGGCGAGTTGTTGAGCGGCTTGAAAGAGGAGTTGCAGGCGCTGGATGCCCGCATCGAGCGACTGGAGCGAGTGATCAAGCGCAGTGCGCGCGAGGATGCGCGCATCCAGCGCCTGCTGGCCGTGGAAGGCATCGGCCCGCTCACCGCCAGCGCGGTGGTGGCAGCGGTCGGCGATGCCCGGCAATTCCGCACGGCGCGTCAGTTCGCGGCCTGGCTGGGCCTGGTGCCACGGCAACACTCCACGGGCGGGCAGCAGCGCCTGGGCGGGATCACCAAGCGTGGCGATACCTACCTGCGCACCCTGTTCACCCATGGCTCCCGCTCGGTCGTACGCTGTTGCGCCAACAAGACCGATGCTCGCAGTCGCTGGCTGCAAGGCCTGTTGCAACGATGCAATGCCAACGCCGTCGCCGTTGCCCTGGCCAACAAGAATGCCCGGATCGTCTGGGCCCTGCTCAGTCGGGAAACCACCTACCAACCCGCCTGAGCGTTACCGGCAACACCGCTGTAGAAACGCTCCACCACGATTGCACAGTGAATGGCATTGATGACGAACCGGTCGAACCGGCCTGTATGAAACCTGGGTTATCCGCGGGCTCCCTGCTGCCGTGAAGCAAAGCCGTTAGGGCGATCAGACATACAGGCGCGCATTTCATCAGGGCTCGGGAGCTGCCACACCGCTCCATGAAGCCGGATATACGGACGCAGTCGTACCTAGGTTCGAAATCCCCGCCAAACACTGGCAAACCGGGAGGAGTCCATATACGAATAACCTCA is a genomic window of Pseudomonas knackmussii B13 containing:
- a CDS encoding methyl-accepting chemotaxis protein, translating into MGLFNAHAVAQQRADRITAVLQSLAEGRLDAAIGEAPAPGYERLYEGLREVQKVLRQQRIEQEQVQVLEAGLAEMTRQHDAGWIDEVIPVARLDGRPARIAQGINELVAAHIAVKMRVVATVTAYGRGDFSVDMDRLPGKKAQITEAIDGVRDALKANADAADYNARIKSALDNVSANVMIADNDLDIIYMNRTVSEMLSRAEADIRKQLPNFNASKLMGANIDIFHKNPAHQRNMLAHLSAPHKAELSLGGRRFALDVVPVFNDAGQRLGSAVQWTDRTEEFRAEQEVSQLVEAAAAGDFSKRIDQANKEGFFLKLATGLNSLVDTADKGLKDVSRMLAALAQGDLTQRIEADYQGTFGELKDYSNNTAQSLSRMLGQIREAADTINTAAGEIASGNTELSTRTEQQASSLEETASSMEELTSTVKLNAENARQANSLAVNASEVATEGGNVVQKVVGTMSAINDSARKIADIIGVIDGIAFQTNILALNAAVEAARAGEQGRGFAVVAGEVRTLAQRSAAAAKEIKTLISDSVDKVESGNTLVAQAGQTMSDIVIAIKRVTDIMAEIAAASAEQSSGIEEVNSAVSQMDEMTQQNAALVVEAAASAEALQEQAGMLNQSVAVFKLDDLPRVVPLAAARPAPVAAPQPSSRAARGLAKVGRAKKDEDWEEF
- a CDS encoding CheR family methyltransferase, with translation MSGITLPNPGGHEFLYTRRDFLQVRQVLYRRTGISLSESKEQLVYSRLSRRLRALRLDSFGAYLAYLAENDEEWQQFVNALTTNLTAFFRERHHFDTLATLARDPARRHRPLRFWSSASSTGEEPYSMAMTLVEAFGSFQAPVQILASDIDTRVLDTARQGIYPLDRVESLELARKQRFFQRGSGPNAGKVRVVPELRELVRFQQINLLDARWDVQGEFDAIFCRNVMIYFDKPTQTALLERLVRLLRPDGLFFAGHSENFVHAGHLVRAVGRSTYQRVAAR
- a CDS encoding chemotaxis protein CheA, producing MNQGMSQFLQVFFEETDEHLATLELLLIGLDLEQPDAETLNGIFRAAHSIKGSSGMFGFDDLTAVTHELETLLDRIRCGHTALHPDMITVFLETRDLLQRLLDVQRYQRPDPDLPVQACVERLRAWLQEPVATPEADAAFGLFDEAPGAPAAEEEDFGFFDEAPGAPTAQADEAFGFFDDAPGSPAAPVAAPPAVVKPVAAKAAPVRPEVRGEGESSSIRVSVEKIDSLINLVGELVITQAMLGQLSEGLAPGCHERLQQALAQLEHNTRDLQESVMSIRMLPISFIFSRFPRLVHDTSQRLGKQVELHLHGEHTELDKSVIEKLSDPLTHIVRNSIDHGIETPAERVAAGKPASGSVKLSASHQGGSIVVEVSDDGRGLSRERILAKARERNLPVHDGMSDAEVWQLIFLPGFSTAEAVTELSGRGVGMDVVKRNIQAMGGRIDLDSAPGMGTRLTIRLPLTLAILDGLIVAVADVNYVIPLTYIVESLQARADDVRGMAGEDSAVIRVRGEYLPLFSLQDLLHIGGEVLPPERAIVVILESEGRSFALQVDELVGQQQVVIKSLEQNFRRIDGITGATIMGDGSVALILDVDALPRLAARGENLHEHS
- the cheD gene encoding chemoreceptor glutamine deamidase CheD, with product MGAAQLNRYHDPRFGREAVKLLPGECFATADDLLLVTVLGSCVSVCLYDTINKLGGMNHFMLPGDTGTNPLLSSSARYGVHAMDLLISQLQRLGGQRRHFEAKVFGGASVLQNLSADVGQRNVDFVLDYLHTEQIPVVAQDLLDVYPRKLYFFPASGRVLLRKLHVLANDTVLQRESDYQRVLSTRARDGGVDIF
- a CDS encoding chemotaxis protein CheW; amino-acid sequence: MSTVEAHQAGSLAQEYLTFTLGREEYAIDILRVQEIRGYDQVTAIANAPAFIKGVINLRGAIVPIVDLRIKFNLADVGYDQFTVVIILNVGRRIVGAVVDSVSDVIALAAEEVKPPPEFGSSFDTEYLLGLATAGERMLILVDIEKLMTSREMALVDEAAA
- a CDS encoding protein-glutamate methylesterase/protein-glutamine glutaminase; protein product: MPAKVLVVDDSALIRSLLKDIIQADPELQWVGGAPDAYVARDLIKQHAPDVLTLDVEMPRMDGLTFLDKLMKGRPTPVVMVSSLTEKGSEATLRALELGAVDFVAKPRLGIAEGMQAYAEEIRAKLKAAARARGGQRRAAPTPCAALGPLLSTEKIIAIGASTGGTEAIKEVLLGLPPDCPGTVVTLHMPPGFTRSYAERLNRQTRLQVREAGDGDRILPGQVLIAPGDYHLWVERSGANYVARLNQAPAVNGHRPAVDVLFDSLARCAGRNLLAALLTGMGKDGARGLLNIRQAGGFTVAQDEASCVVYGMPREAVELGAVQQVLPLEAIAGALLLQARHSGGGNRV